AAGTAAAACCCTTGCTTTTTTGTACTCTTTTCCTGGTCGGGTATATGGGGATTGCCAATATGGGTATTTCCGTATGCAGGATAAATATACAGGCGCCATGTGTTTAAGAAAATGACTACCTTCCTGCTATGAATAAGATCTTGTTTTCCCTGCTGTTAGCTGTAACAGTATTTACCTGTAGCTGTACTGTACAAAAACAGTCTAAATTTACCACGGACCGCATAAAGCCAGGCATGAGTAAAGAAGCAGTCATCGCGTTATACGGCAAACCTTATAAGGAAAGTACGTTTACTGACAGTAATCAGGTCGTGCATGAAAACCTGTATTACAAGGAACACATCTGGAGTCGTAACTGGTATGAAATAAATAACATTCTTCACTTCGAAAACTCGGTGCTGAAATCCCTGGAACAGGGAGACGAACGCCTTGTAGACAAGGAAAGGGAGGTAGTGGTTAAGTAAAAATACTTTACCGGATATTCCTTCTTATCCTACTCAGCGATGATTGGGTGATTCCCAGGTAAGAGGCCAGGTAGGACAAGGGAATTCTATTGGCCAATGCCGGGAAATTTCTCAAAAACATCAGGTAACGTTCAGTGGCATCTTCCGCCATCATGGGGCTGATCCTGTTCACTTTCTCTGCCAGGCTTTTAGCAGTGATCTTTGCAATGATCGGATCCCAGGTAATGATGGTCATAGACAATTCGTCCATCACCTCCCTGGATAATACGATATATTCACAGTCTGTAACAGCCTGTATATATTCTGTAGAGGGAATATGTTGATTATAACTATGAATATCCACGATGAAATTATTTTCATCAATGAAGTACTTCGTAATTTCATCACCTTTATTATTGTAATAGCAAACCCGCATGATCCCTGCTGTTAAAAAGATCACCTCCCGCGGTATTCTTCCCGCCTCATGATAATACGTATCTTTTCGGCTTGTCTTCACCATGCTCCTGCTCTTAATCAAGTCAATCTGCTGCTGGTTCAGCTGTCCAAAATGTAAAAGGTAATTAATTAGTTGCTCCATAGTCTGCTATTTCATCTGGCTCATCAGCATTTTGTCAAACATCTTATCAGATAGCATCTTCCGCATCAACAACATCGGCTTCGCCATTGCACCACCAATATACCTTGTTTTCGGATGTTTCGCCTCAATTCCTTTTTTAATCAATGCTGCGATCACCACTGGTTCTACTGCATGCTTCTCCATATCACCATATGTTTTTTCCAGGCTGGCTGCCAGTCCTTTGTAGACCGTATTCCCCGAAACCCGCATCATGTCTTTTGCGCCGATAGCTGTCATCTCAGATTTTGTACCACCCGGCTCTATCACGATGACATCAATTCCAAACTGCCTGACTTCGTTACGCAGCGAATCACTCAATCCTTCCAGGGCAAACTTACTGGCATGGTACCAAACACCCATGGGCAGCCCCACCTTACCACCAACAGATG
This window of the Chitinophaga sancti genome carries:
- a CDS encoding Crp/Fnr family transcriptional regulator, which produces MEQLINYLLHFGQLNQQQIDLIKSRSMVKTSRKDTYYHEAGRIPREVIFLTAGIMRVCYYNNKGDEITKYFIDENNFIVDIHSYNQHIPSTEYIQAVTDCEYIVLSREVMDELSMTIITWDPIIAKITAKSLAEKVNRISPMMAEDATERYLMFLRNFPALANRIPLSYLASYLGITQSSLSRIRRNIR
- a CDS encoding oxidoreductase, with amino-acid sequence MSKTVLVTGASSGIGKATAIYLAQHGYQVYGAARRMDMLQSLKEYGVQPIALDVTKEESILACIAQTGRIDILVNSAGLGSYGALEDVPLSEARNQMEINLFGVARLIQLVLPQMREKRYGKIVNISSVGGKVGLPMGVWYHASKFALEGLSDSLRNEVRQFGIDVIVIEPGGTKSEMTAIGAKDMMRVSGNTVYKGLAASLEKTYGDMEKHAVEPVVIAALIKKGIEAKHPKTRYIGGAMAKPMLLMRKMLSDKMFDKMLMSQMK